A window of the Oceanivirga salmonicida genome harbors these coding sequences:
- the tgt gene encoding tRNA guanosine(34) transglycosylase Tgt, giving the protein MKPITFEIKSKDGNARTGLIKTPHGDIKTPVFMPVGTQATVKTMTPEELEEISSQIILGNTYHLHLRPSDELIYKLGGLHKFMNWNKPILTDSGGFQIFSLAQIRKIKEEGAYFSSHIDGSKRFISPEKSIEIQNNLGSDIMMVLDECPPGMSTREYLIPSINRTIRWAKRCIDANRNKDKQGLFAIVQGGIYEDLREYCLEELLKFDEGFSGYAIGGLAVGEPTDEMYRILKHTAPKLPENKPRYLMGVGEPLDMLEAVEHGVDMMDCVHPSRIGRHGTVFTKYGRLVIKNAKYSEDTRPLDIADNYVCKNYTRAYIRHLFKANEILGQRLATYHNLWFLINLMNESRKAIEENRFKEFKEEFIKNYTMGEKSDWIKPQILEK; this is encoded by the coding sequence TTGAAACCAATAACATTTGAGATAAAAAGCAAAGATGGAAATGCTAGAACTGGACTTATAAAAACACCTCATGGAGATATAAAAACACCTGTGTTTATGCCAGTAGGAACACAGGCTACTGTTAAGACAATGACACCAGAAGAATTAGAAGAGATAAGTTCTCAAATTATTTTAGGGAATACTTACCATTTACATTTAAGACCTAGTGATGAGTTAATATATAAATTAGGTGGACTTCATAAATTTATGAATTGGAATAAACCTATATTAACTGATAGTGGAGGATTTCAGATATTTAGTTTAGCACAAATTAGAAAAATAAAAGAAGAAGGTGCATATTTTAGTTCACATATAGATGGGTCAAAAAGATTTATTTCGCCAGAAAAATCAATTGAAATTCAAAATAACCTAGGCAGTGATATAATGATGGTATTAGATGAATGTCCACCAGGAATGTCAACAAGAGAATATTTAATACCTTCCATAAATAGAACAATAAGATGGGCTAAAAGATGTATAGATGCAAATAGAAATAAAGATAAACAAGGTCTATTTGCAATAGTTCAAGGTGGAATATATGAAGATTTAAGAGAATATTGCTTAGAAGAATTATTGAAATTTGATGAAGGTTTTTCAGGATATGCAATAGGTGGATTAGCCGTTGGAGAACCTACAGATGAAATGTATAGAATACTAAAACACACTGCTCCTAAATTGCCTGAAAATAAACCTAGATATCTTATGGGAGTAGGAGAACCATTAGATATGTTAGAAGCAGTTGAGCACGGTGTAGATATGATGGATTGCGTTCATCCATCAAGAATAGGTAGACATGGTACTGTATTTACTAAATATGGTAGATTAGTTATAAAAAATGCCAAATATTCAGAAGATACAAGACCATTAGATATTGCTGATAATTATGTTTGTAAAAATTATACTAGAGCATATATTAGACATTTATTTAAAGCTAATGAAATACTAGGACAAAGATTAGCCACATATCATAATCTATGGTTTTTAATAAATTTAATGAATGAATCTAGAAAAGCCATTGAAGAAAATAGATTTAAAGAATTTAAAGAAGAATTTATTAAAAATTATACTATGGGGGAAAAAAGTGATTGGATTAAGCCGCAAATATTAGAAAAATAA
- a CDS encoding RelA/SpoT family protein, protein MSYKESYTRLFDKIKANKNLDIEKINKAFVLAREAHQDQYRKSGEEYIIHPIEVSEILTDLNMDTDTIVAGLLHDVVEDSLITLADIQYEFGEDVAILVDGVTKLRNLPKKHGKQIENVRKMVVAMSKDIRVVIIKLADRLHNMRTIKFQSPNKQVEKAKECLDIFAPIAHRIGMSKIKSELEDISFNCVNPDGYNEIKKLVNRKKEQRDKQTNLIIEEIKKDLEKYNIKAVVTGRAKHLYSIYRKMVEKNKKFTDLMDLIAIRVIVDKEEDCYMVLGAVHSIFIPVSGRFKDYIAVPKSNGYQSIHTTIEYSENQNVEIQIRTKAMHAIAEDGVAAHWKYKEKKTKDKNEDYYKAIKKIIGSNTAQELTEEVLYKTIFVFTPKGDVLELDSNSTALDFAFQVHTQIGYRTIGARVNDRIVPLDHVLENGDKVEILTSKATKGPGRDWQNMVNSNSSKAKIRKWFKDREFVDKVKEGQELLEEEFLKLGLRFKDLEDDDKVHLYMKKYNIKDIDHLYYRFAIYDLHLETFIQKFRPEEPENEEKLLEEATEKGNKIADKFSENDNTGIKISGSDNTLFHFAKCCNPLPGIKIKGYVTRGRGIVIHKFDCENIKNLMFKEPEREVEVYWDEKLLENSTAKYPYSFKIIALNRDGLLLEYIKIINEQKLDIVLMNTNLKNKNGQVHAIISMRIMIRSKENFEKLKKNLLNVKDTLEII, encoded by the coding sequence ATGAGTTATAAAGAATCATATACTAGATTATTTGATAAAATAAAAGCTAATAAAAATTTAGATATAGAAAAAATAAATAAAGCCTTTGTTTTAGCTCGTGAAGCGCATCAAGATCAATATAGAAAAAGTGGAGAAGAATATATTATACACCCAATAGAAGTGTCTGAAATTCTTACTGACTTAAATATGGATACTGATACAATAGTAGCAGGCTTACTTCATGATGTAGTAGAAGATAGCTTAATAACTTTAGCAGATATTCAGTATGAATTTGGTGAAGATGTTGCTATTTTAGTAGATGGTGTTACTAAACTTAGGAATTTACCCAAAAAGCATGGAAAGCAAATAGAAAATGTTCGTAAAATGGTAGTCGCTATGTCTAAAGATATTAGAGTAGTAATAATAAAACTAGCAGATAGACTTCATAATATGAGAACTATAAAATTTCAAAGTCCAAATAAACAAGTAGAAAAAGCCAAAGAATGTTTAGATATCTTTGCGCCAATAGCACATAGAATAGGTATGTCTAAAATTAAAAGTGAATTAGAGGATATAAGTTTTAATTGTGTAAATCCTGATGGGTACAATGAAATAAAAAAATTAGTCAATAGAAAGAAAGAACAAAGAGATAAACAAACTAATTTAATTATAGAAGAAATAAAAAAAGATTTAGAAAAATATAATATTAAAGCAGTAGTTACAGGAAGAGCCAAACATTTATATAGTATATATAGAAAAATGGTTGAAAAAAATAAAAAATTTACTGATTTGATGGATTTAATTGCAATAAGAGTAATAGTTGATAAAGAAGAAGATTGTTATATGGTACTAGGGGCAGTGCATAGTATATTTATCCCTGTTTCAGGTAGATTTAAAGACTATATAGCAGTACCTAAGAGTAATGGTTATCAATCTATACATACAACTATTGAATATAGTGAAAATCAAAATGTAGAAATTCAAATTAGAACCAAAGCCATGCATGCAATAGCAGAAGATGGGGTTGCAGCACATTGGAAATATAAAGAAAAGAAAACTAAAGATAAAAATGAAGATTACTATAAAGCCATAAAAAAAATAATTGGTTCAAATACAGCTCAAGAATTAACAGAAGAAGTTCTGTATAAAACAATATTTGTATTTACACCAAAAGGCGATGTTTTAGAATTAGATAGTAATTCAACAGCACTAGATTTTGCGTTTCAAGTTCATACACAAATTGGTTATAGAACAATAGGAGCAAGAGTAAATGATAGAATAGTTCCTTTAGACCATGTATTAGAAAATGGAGATAAGGTAGAAATATTAACTTCAAAAGCAACCAAAGGACCTGGTAGAGATTGGCAAAACATGGTTAATAGCAATAGTTCAAAAGCAAAAATTAGAAAATGGTTTAAAGATAGGGAATTTGTTGATAAGGTAAAAGAAGGTCAAGAACTATTAGAAGAAGAATTTTTAAAATTAGGCCTTAGATTTAAAGATTTAGAAGATGATGATAAAGTTCACCTTTACATGAAAAAATATAATATAAAAGATATTGATCATTTATATTATAGATTTGCTATTTATGATTTACATTTAGAAACATTTATACAAAAATTTAGACCAGAAGAACCTGAAAATGAAGAAAAACTTTTAGAAGAAGCAACAGAAAAAGGAAATAAAATTGCTGATAAATTTTCTGAAAATGATAATACAGGTATTAAAATATCTGGTTCTGATAATACATTATTTCATTTTGCAAAATGTTGTAATCCATTACCAGGGATTAAAATTAAAGGCTATGTTACCAGAGGTCGTGGTATAGTTATACATAAATTTGATTGTGAAAATATAAAGAATTTAATGTTTAAAGAACCTGAAAGAGAAGTTGAAGTTTATTGGGATGAAAAATTACTTGAAAATTCAACTGCAAAATACCCATACTCATTTAAAATTATTGCTTTAAATAGAGATGGTTTATTATTAGAATATATTAAAATAATAAATGAACAAAAATTAGATATAGTATTAATGAATACAAATTTAAAGAATAAGAATGGTCAAGTTCATGCTATAATAAGTATGAGAATAATGATAAGAAGTAAAGAAAATTTTGAAAAATTAAAGAAAAATTTATTAAATGTTAAAGATACATTAGAAATAATTTAG
- a CDS encoding IclR family transcriptional regulator, with product MSALQSLDRALNILEIISEEKEIGLTTISKKVSLNKTTTYRLLHSLKENGYIKQLKNKKYTLTFKMFRLGNRVVQNFDFVSVSKRIIIKLASEVEQVIHFVIQDGSQILYIDKYSPDNNKKIMKDSKVGKRAPMYCTASGKALLAFQSEENIKKVWDSSEIIKYTSRTITTYDVLLKDLKRIRKNGYSTEYEEYKLGVYCIGTPLKNLAGEIVGAISISIPLDDPRGKTFYVDKLKECINKITNIIEG from the coding sequence ATGTCAGCATTACAAAGTTTAGATAGAGCGTTAAATATTTTAGAAATAATATCAGAGGAAAAGGAAATAGGATTGACAACTATTAGTAAAAAGGTGTCTTTAAATAAAACAACGACATATAGGCTTCTTCATTCTCTAAAAGAAAATGGTTATATTAAACAATTAAAAAATAAAAAATATACATTAACTTTTAAAATGTTTAGATTAGGAAATAGAGTAGTTCAAAATTTTGATTTTGTAAGTGTATCTAAGAGAATAATAATTAAACTTGCAAGCGAAGTAGAACAAGTAATTCATTTTGTAATACAAGATGGATCTCAAATATTGTATATTGATAAGTATTCACCTGATAATAATAAAAAAATAATGAAAGATTCTAAAGTAGGGAAGAGAGCTCCTATGTATTGTACAGCCTCAGGAAAAGCTCTACTAGCATTTCAGTCAGAAGAAAATATAAAAAAAGTATGGGATAGTAGTGAAATAATTAAATATACGTCAAGAACAATTACAACTTACGATGTATTACTAAAAGATTTAAAAAGAATAAGAAAAAATGGGTATTCAACAGAATATGAAGAATATAAACTTGGAGTATATTGTATAGGAACACCACTTAAAAATTTGGCAGGAGAAATAGTTGGTGCAATTAGTATATCAATTCCATTAGATGATCCAAGAGGGAAGACATTTTATGTTGATAAATTAAAAGAATGTATAAATAAAATCACAAATATTATAGAAGGGTAA